The proteins below come from a single Oscillatoria sp. FACHB-1407 genomic window:
- a CDS encoding endonuclease domain-containing protein: MPNLNNSDFHLPYNPALISKAKELRQNMTPAEKKLWYQYLRTFKFKVLRQRPIDYFIVDFYCPSLKLVIEIDGESHFTQDGQDYDQARTERLEGYGLQVLRFTNQQVLKDFENVCWAIEGLIPP, encoded by the coding sequence ATGCCCAACCTCAACAACAGCGACTTTCATCTTCCCTACAATCCTGCTCTCATTTCCAAAGCAAAAGAACTGCGACAGAACATGACACCCGCAGAAAAGAAGCTTTGGTATCAATACTTGAGAACCTTCAAATTCAAAGTTTTAAGACAAAGACCGATCGATTATTTCATCGTTGACTTCTATTGTCCCAGCTTAAAGCTAGTGATTGAAATTGATGGAGAGAGCCACTTCACACAAGATGGTCAAGATTATGACCAAGCGAGAACTGAGCGATTAGAAGGGTACGGATTACAGGTCTTAAGGTTTACAAATCAGCAGGTATTGAAGGATTTTGAAAATGTTTGTTGGGCGATCGAAGGGTTGATCCCCCCTTGA